The Candidatus Lernaella stagnicola DNA window ATCCGCCGCAGCTTCGTATTGTAAAAAGGCACGAAGTGCGCGCCCAGCGCGGCGATCACCGCGTAGTAAATGCCGGTGTAGCTCGTGGAGCCGGCGATACTGGCCATGCGCAGAACCTTCGTGCGCATGAAGATGTAAGCCGGCTGCATCGTGAGGATGTAGTACCAGAAGGGTGACAGCGTCAGATAAATGTAGGCGCTGACGGCCATCATCCATACAGCCCAGATCAGCAGCCAGAAAGTAAGACGCAACAGTTGCTTCTTGCTGTCGAGTACGTCGGTCATGACGACGTAAAACAGCAGCAGCAGCCACAACCGCATCAACTCCTTAATGTTAAACAGCAAATTACCCGGACTGATCCACGCGACTTTCGTCAAACACAGTACGGCAATGCCTGCGAAAATTAGAAACGGTATCAGGATGTTGTCGTTGCGCGGAATGATGTACTTGCGTTGAATGATTCGGCGCGTGAGGTAGCCCGCAAAAATCAACAACACGAACGCGTCTTGAATCGTCACGGCCCAGGGGCCGGGGATATCCAAACCAATATTCGGTACAGAAATCACGACAGGAAACAGGAAGACGATCGAATGCCGCCGGAAAAAGGAGACCAGAAACACGATCAAGCCGCCGACCATGATCAAGAAACCAAACTTGCCGCCGGCGATGCCCTTGCCGACGATCCACGCCATGGCAATGCCGATCATCACGCCGATCACTTCCCGTGCGTTGCGGTGAGTGACGATGCGCTGAATGAATTGCTCAGTCGAGGACATCGCCATCGTCTCGCTCCAACGCCATGACCAGCGCCTTCTCCAGCCGACGCGCCACGGCGTCGTCCGTATATTTTTCATGCGCGCGCTCACGACCGGCGTCGCGTAGGCGCTGCGCCAAGTGGTCATCGCTGAGTTGCGCAAGCGTAGCGGCAATGGCCCGCGGGTCGTTTTCCGGAACCAACAGCCCGGCCTCGCCGACGACTTCGGGGATCGCTCCGCAGCGCGCGGCGACGACCGGCACCCCGGCCGACATCGCCCATGCCAGCACGTGGCCGAACTGCTCAACCCACCCCGGAACCGACCGGCTCGGCAACACCAGAGCGTCGGCTTGCGCCAACCACGAAGGCACGTCTCGATGCGGCACCGCGCCGACAAACCTAACACGTTCGGCCAAACCCAACGATTCGACCTGCCGCTGCAGATTATCGCGCTCGTCGCCGTCGCCGACAATCACCGCGCGCCAGCCCGCGACATGGGGCAGGGCGTCCAGCAGCAGGTCGGCCCCTTTTTTACGATCGAGCCGCGCCAGGAACAGAGCCGTTTTTGTGCCGCCCTTTTCGGCTGCCGGGCGGGAGGCGCTCGGGACAGGCACGCCCACTTGCGGCACCACGGTGACCGGCCCGCCGTAACCGGCCCGCCAGGCGGTTTGCGCCGCACCTTGTGAACCGACGAGCAAGCGGCGGGTCGCCGTATACACCGGCCGGGCCGCCCATGCGGAGCGCCCGGTAAGCGGTAGGTTCTCCCACGCGAAAGGCAGCAGCGACAGCCCGAGACTCACCGCCAGAAGCGCCGCCTGCCATGAGGCGACACCACCCGGTTCGGTTTCGGCCACGAGCACGTCGACCCGTCGGCCTCGCACCGCGGCAAGCAGCGAGCGAAAAGGGTACCCGTACCGTCGAACGTGGCCGTGACCCGGGCAGGCGAAGGTGTGGGCTTCGATGTCCGTCGCCACCTCGAAGGTGCGCAGGCCGAAATCGGTTTCCCGCCATTGGTGCGGCGAAAACAAAATCACTTCGTGACCTCGCGCCGCCAGCCGTCGCCATTTGCCGCGATTGGCGTCCACGACGTAGGTATGGCCGAGCACCGCCACGCGCATCACGACACCCCCGCATCGCGGTACAGCGCGTCGAACTTGTCGGCGACGGTTTCCCACACGTACTCACGCCGGACGTGCGGGGCGACCTCTTCCCGAATGTGGCGACGCACGTGTTCGCCATCGGACATCGCGCGAGTGATGACTTCGCTCAGAGCAGCGGCCGTCACGTCGCCGGCCAGGTATCGGTCGTCAGCCACCGCCAGCACTTCAGGCAGTGATCCTGCCGGGGTGGCGGCGACCGGCGTGCCGCAGGCGGCGGCTTCCAGCACGATCAGGCCGAAGTTCTCCTCCGCCCGCGTGGGTACGACGAACAAGTCGGCGGCGCGGTACAAGCGCGGCAGGTCCTCGTCGGGCACAAAACCGAGAAAGCGGACGCGGTCGGC harbors:
- a CDS encoding O-antigen ligase family protein translates to MKNIRTTPWRVGWRRRWSWRWSETMAMSSTEQFIQRIVTHRNAREVIGVMIGIAMAWIVGKGIAGGKFGFLIMVGGLIVFLVSFFRRHSIVFLFPVVISVPNIGLDIPGPWAVTIQDAFVLLIFAGYLTRRIIQRKYIIPRNDNILIPFLIFAGIAVLCLTKVAWISPGNLLFNIKELMRLWLLLLFYVVMTDVLDSKKQLLRLTFWLLIWAVWMMAVSAYIYLTLSPFWYYILTMQPAYIFMRTKVLRMASIAGSTSYTGIYYAVIAALGAHFVPFYNTKLRRMGGIAFMVAVMTCIVFTFNRGTWVGILLGLTVMVILGEIERRRVLVGALLIGGIVALMTTSLFGEIDVEQQVVDFFYYSRSSAQSRIVRWISAINVIIDHPLLGVGYNNYAFVYGRYSIVEGITRMYGSPHNMYVDVITGTGILGFSVYATMIIRLWRQMQTNLRANLPRDMHLLSRGVFIGFLFFLGSGLFDSFLFKPHHSSYLIVTLWAMSTAIFRIRTGVIVDPDVELTDAAPTAPPGDEAPS
- a CDS encoding glycosyltransferase; this translates as MRVAVLGHTYVVDANRGKWRRLAARGHEVILFSPHQWRETDFGLRTFEVATDIEAHTFACPGHGHVRRYGYPFRSLLAAVRGRRVDVLVAETEPGGVASWQAALLAVSLGLSLLPFAWENLPLTGRSAWAARPVYTATRRLLVGSQGAAQTAWRAGYGGPVTVVPQVGVPVPSASRPAAEKGGTKTALFLARLDRKKGADLLLDALPHVAGWRAVIVGDGDERDNLQRQVESLGLAERVRFVGAVPHRDVPSWLAQADALVLPSRSVPGWVEQFGHVLAWAMSAGVPVVAARCGAIPEVVGEAGLLVPENDPRAIAATLAQLSDDHLAQRLRDAGRERAHEKYTDDAVARRLEKALVMALERDDGDVLD